Proteins from one Legionella taurinensis genomic window:
- a CDS encoding MazG nucleotide pyrophosphohydrolase domain-containing protein has protein sequence MTETALQRLLRLEEEVRDFGFLWPDADMIIEQALSECQEIKEALDNRQSAARVQEEVGDLLHTALSLCCFLNFNVHETLAKTADKFAARMEALKALAGEKGYTDLKGQPIEFLGELWQEAKRRTSGQ, from the coding sequence ATGACAGAAACAGCGTTGCAGCGCTTACTAAGGCTCGAAGAAGAGGTGCGTGATTTTGGTTTTCTCTGGCCCGATGCCGACATGATTATCGAACAGGCCTTAAGCGAATGTCAGGAAATTAAAGAGGCACTGGATAATCGGCAATCAGCCGCGCGCGTACAGGAAGAAGTCGGTGATTTATTGCACACAGCCCTTTCCCTCTGTTGTTTTCTGAACTTTAATGTTCATGAAACTCTGGCTAAGACAGCCGATAAATTTGCAGCCCGCATGGAGGCGCTTAAAGCCCTGGCAGGCGAGAAAGGCTATACTGATTTAAAGGGTCAACCCATCGAATTTCTCGGTGAGCTGTGGCAGGAGGCCAAACGAAGAACATCCGGGCAATGA